From Thalassococcus sp. S3, one genomic window encodes:
- the trxA gene encoding thioredoxin, whose amino-acid sequence MSTVAVTDATFDTEVKNSDIPVLVDFWAEWCGPCKQIGPALEELSSEYEGKVKIAKVDVDSNPNAAAAMGVRGIPALFIFKNGEVVSNRAGAASKAALQGWIDESI is encoded by the coding sequence ATGTCCACCGTCGCCGTCACGGACGCTACCTTCGACACCGAAGTCAAAAACTCCGACATCCCCGTATTGGTGGATTTCTGGGCCGAGTGGTGTGGCCCTTGCAAGCAAATCGGCCCAGCGCTTGAAGAGCTGTCGTCGGAATATGAAGGCAAAGTCAAAATTGCCAAGGTCGACGTCGACAGCAATCCGAACGCCGCGGCGGCCATGGGTGTGCGCGGCATCCCGGCGCTTTTCATCTTCAAGAATGGCGAAGTTGTCTCGAACCGGGCAGGTGCTGCGTCCAAAGCGGCCCTTCAAGGCTGGATCGACGAGTCGATCTGA
- the addA gene encoding double-strand break repair helicase AddA has product MSRRNAATERQVQAADPRASTWLAANAGSGKTRVLTDRVARLLLDGTEPQRILCLTYTKAAASEMQNRLFARLGSWAMLADDPLKAELSELGVDGPLDPLRLRDARTLFARAIETPGGLKIQTIHSFCASLLRRFPLEAGVSPQFREIEDRAAALLRNEIVEDMAQGTEAHLVRKVAAYLAGDDLETFTQSVVSKRTSFADVLDWRGIAGHFGLSPSLTEDALSASVFVGGEADLLNPLVAALKTGGTTDQKAAAKLSALSALDFSALETLEAVFLTGPTATNPFAAKMGEERSKFPTGAVRKAHPDLIPPLEAWMARVEDARAQRIALAAARKADALHGFAHAFLPRYAFQKQARGWLDFDDLILKARQLLNDPAVAAWVLFRLDGGIDHILVDEAQDTSPEQWDVIEKLAQEFTSGLGARPNVERTIFVVGDKKQSIYSFQGADAAAFDRMQAEFGRRLEDSGTSLQSLSLEFSFRSAEAILRLVDTVFRESSEAGFHLDSQHRAFKDALPGRVDLWPVIEPNKEEDDRAWDNPVDRRSPQHHNVTLATQIADQISTWLGEGHTIPDEQDGRLGKRPIRAGDVLILVQRRSDLFAEIIRACKSRDIPIAGADRLKVGAELAVRDLAALLRFLATPEDSLSLATVLRSPLFGWSEQALFTLAHHRENPFLWQALRERTEEHGPTLAVLNDLRAQTDFLRPYDLIERMLTRHLGRRNLLSRLGREAEDGINALLAQALAYERNETPSLTGFLSWMETDDLEIKRQIDAAGDQVRVMTVHGSKGLEAPIVILPDTCRRRAPVDDTILMAGDIPVWSVPKAQAPDLIRNAREAAQTRLKNERLRLLYVALTRAEKWLIVAGAGELDAKSGDTWYQRVEAGLKTSGAETISLPNGEGLRLSNGDWIDLPDLSMPGKSLAATKPPAWISKAAPKVIDPSQTVSPSDLGGAKALPGEDGRSEEEAKIRGTRIHLLFEHLPRLPRASWPQASQRLLDLPKTECGALLDEATQVLVRPDLDWLFDETALSEVPISADLGPARLHGTIDRLLVSSDRVLAVDFKTNRVVPDAPDRCPEGVLRQMGAYSHALAQIFPEQRIETAILWTRTAHLMMLQHNLVMDSLYRTPYLDGKVVAP; this is encoded by the coding sequence ATGAGCAGGCGTAACGCAGCGACCGAACGGCAGGTTCAGGCAGCGGACCCGCGCGCCTCGACCTGGCTGGCTGCGAATGCCGGATCCGGCAAGACAAGGGTGCTCACCGACCGGGTGGCACGGCTTCTTCTTGATGGAACGGAACCTCAGAGAATCCTGTGCTTGACCTATACCAAGGCAGCCGCGAGCGAGATGCAGAACCGCCTGTTCGCACGGCTTGGAAGCTGGGCCATGCTTGCGGACGACCCGCTGAAGGCAGAGCTGAGCGAGTTGGGGGTCGACGGCCCGCTGGACCCCCTGCGCCTGCGCGATGCGCGAACGCTTTTTGCCCGCGCAATCGAGACACCGGGCGGATTGAAGATCCAGACCATCCACTCGTTCTGCGCGTCTCTTCTGCGCCGTTTTCCACTTGAAGCCGGGGTAAGCCCGCAATTCAGAGAGATCGAAGACCGCGCGGCTGCGCTTTTGCGCAATGAGATCGTGGAAGACATGGCCCAAGGCACGGAGGCGCATCTTGTTCGAAAGGTCGCCGCCTATCTGGCGGGCGATGATCTTGAGACGTTTACCCAGTCCGTTGTCAGCAAAAGAACAAGCTTCGCCGACGTCTTGGACTGGCGAGGCATTGCAGGGCATTTTGGGCTGTCCCCATCCCTTACCGAAGACGCGCTTTCCGCCTCTGTTTTCGTCGGGGGGGAAGCTGACCTTCTTAACCCATTGGTCGCAGCACTTAAGACGGGGGGCACGACCGATCAGAAGGCCGCGGCAAAGCTGTCCGCTTTGTCAGCGCTCGATTTCAGCGCCCTTGAAACGTTGGAAGCGGTGTTTCTGACTGGCCCGACCGCCACCAATCCCTTTGCCGCGAAGATGGGGGAAGAGCGAAGCAAGTTTCCAACCGGTGCGGTGCGAAAGGCGCACCCGGATCTCATCCCGCCGCTCGAAGCGTGGATGGCCCGGGTTGAAGACGCCCGCGCCCAGCGCATCGCACTCGCCGCAGCCCGCAAGGCCGACGCTTTGCACGGTTTCGCCCACGCCTTTCTGCCCCGGTATGCTTTTCAGAAGCAGGCAAGGGGTTGGCTTGATTTCGACGATCTGATCCTGAAGGCCCGGCAATTGCTGAATGATCCGGCGGTGGCGGCCTGGGTGTTGTTCCGGCTGGATGGCGGAATTGACCACATCCTTGTAGACGAAGCGCAAGACACCAGCCCCGAACAATGGGACGTGATCGAAAAGCTTGCACAGGAGTTCACAAGCGGTCTGGGCGCGCGCCCGAATGTCGAGCGGACGATCTTTGTCGTTGGTGACAAGAAACAGTCGATCTATTCCTTTCAGGGTGCCGACGCCGCCGCGTTTGATCGCATGCAGGCAGAGTTCGGGCGCCGCCTTGAAGATAGCGGGACCAGCCTTCAGTCCTTGTCGCTGGAATTCTCATTCCGATCCGCCGAGGCGATCTTGCGGCTTGTCGATACCGTCTTTCGCGAGAGTTCCGAGGCCGGTTTTCATCTCGACAGCCAGCACCGCGCGTTCAAGGATGCGTTGCCCGGTCGCGTCGATCTTTGGCCTGTGATAGAGCCTAACAAGGAGGAAGATGACCGGGCTTGGGACAACCCGGTCGACCGGCGTAGCCCGCAGCATCATAACGTGACCTTGGCCACGCAGATCGCCGACCAGATCAGCACCTGGCTGGGTGAGGGCCACACAATCCCGGACGAACAGGACGGCCGTCTTGGAAAGCGCCCGATCCGGGCTGGCGACGTGCTGATCCTGGTGCAGCGCCGGTCGGACCTCTTTGCCGAAATCATTCGTGCGTGCAAGTCACGCGATATTCCGATCGCCGGGGCTGACCGGCTAAAGGTCGGCGCCGAACTGGCTGTCAGAGACCTTGCCGCGTTGCTTCGGTTTTTAGCCACACCCGAAGACAGTCTCTCTCTTGCCACGGTCCTGCGGTCACCGCTTTTCGGCTGGAGCGAGCAGGCGCTCTTTACCCTCGCGCATCATCGGGAAAACCCGTTTTTGTGGCAGGCTTTGCGTGAACGGACAGAGGAGCACGGACCGACCCTGGCCGTGCTCAATGACCTGCGGGCACAAACCGATTTTTTAAGGCCCTACGATCTGATCGAGCGGATGCTGACCCGCCATCTGGGCCGTCGCAACCTGCTGAGCCGGCTGGGGCGCGAGGCAGAAGATGGCATAAACGCACTTCTGGCCCAAGCGCTGGCTTACGAACGGAACGAAACGCCAAGCCTGACGGGCTTCCTGTCCTGGATGGAAACCGACGATCTGGAGATCAAGCGCCAGATTGATGCCGCCGGAGATCAGGTGAGGGTGATGACTGTGCATGGCTCCAAGGGTTTGGAAGCACCGATTGTGATCCTGCCCGATACATGCCGCCGGCGCGCGCCCGTGGACGACACGATCCTCATGGCCGGGGACATCCCGGTTTGGTCTGTCCCGAAAGCCCAGGCGCCCGACTTGATCCGGAACGCGCGCGAGGCCGCTCAAACCCGGCTCAAAAACGAAAGGCTGCGCCTGCTCTATGTGGCTCTGACACGTGCGGAAAAGTGGCTTATCGTAGCCGGTGCGGGGGAGCTTGACGCCAAAAGCGGCGATACCTGGTATCAAAGGGTCGAGGCCGGTCTCAAGACCAGCGGTGCCGAAACAATCTCTCTTCCCAATGGCGAAGGATTGCGGCTTAGCAACGGGGATTGGATCGACCTTCCCGACCTGTCGATGCCGGGCAAATCTTTAGCCGCAACCAAACCACCTGCATGGATTTCAAAAGCAGCACCAAAGGTCATTGATCCGTCACAAACCGTCAGCCCATCGGATCTGGGCGGTGCCAAGGCGCTTCCCGGCGAGGACGGGCGGAGCGAGGAGGAGGCAAAGATCCGGGGCACACGCATTCATCTTCTCTTTGAACATCTGCCGCGTCTGCCAAGAGCGTCGTGGCCGCAGGCCAGCCAGCGCCTTCTGGACCTGCCCAAGACGGAATGTGGCGCGCTTCTTGACGAGGCGACGCAGGTTCTCGTGCGGCCCGACCTCGATTGGCTTTTCGACGAAACCGCTTTGAGCGAGGTGCCGATCAGCGCTGATCTGGGTCCAGCGCGGCTTCATGGAACGATAGACCGGTTGCTCGTCTCCTCTGACCGGGTCCTGGCGGTGGATTTCAAGACCAATCGCGTTGTACCCGACGCGCCGGACCGATGTCCCGAAGGAGTGCTGCGCCAGATGGGCGCCTATTCACACGCGCTGGCCCAAATCTTTCCCGAGCAACGTATTGAAACCGCAATCCTTTGGACCCGAACGGCACACCTTATGATGCTCCAGCACAATCTTGTGATGGATTCTCTCTACCGAACCCCATATCTTGACGGTAAAGTTGTCGCTCCCTAA
- the addB gene encoding double-strand break repair protein AddB, producing the protein MLFEPSKTPRVFALPPGVDFPASLVHGLSERMQGMPPTALAQVELIVNTRRMARRLREIFDDGPARLLPRIKLLNEVGEIEDRIALPNPVSPLRRRLEIAQLVDRLLQRQPDLAPRASLYDLADGLAELLDEMQGEGVLPQAISDLDVTDLSGHWSRAQTFIGIVQAFFDNEEAGLDGQSHLRRLTEHLVDRWDREPPQHPVIVAGSTGSRGTTMMLMEAVSRLPQGALVLPGFDFDLPSSIWSELADPMVSEDHPQYRFRALMVNLGIKAAEIAKWRDDQPSAPARNRVVSLALRPAPVTDAWLDEGPDLPKLEPAFEQVTWVEAPSPRDEALAIALRLREAAETGQTAALITPDRMLTRQVTAALDRWDLLPDDSAGQPLQLAPPGRFLRHVAGLFSRQLTSEMLLTILKHPLCHDGADRNEHLLLTRDFELHVRSKGIPFPEPEPLAAWAEAHNNPIAARWAKWVTDAFCDRIVDGEKPLTRWVAHLRNVAEVIARGSGDAPDLTLWDKNAGIKALSVLDALEQEADHGGQMEARVFADLLGALLSREEVRDRDAPHPGIMIWGTLEARVQGADLLILGGLNEGTWPEAAKPDPWLNRQMRKDAGLLLPERRIGLSAHDFQQAIAAREVWLTRAIRSDDAQSVPSRWINRLSNLLGGLPALKGPETLAAMKARGDTWLSWAATLEEAPLTAPAPRPSPRPPVTARPRKISVTDVKRLIRDPYAIYAKHVLRLRRLDPLVQAPGPLLRGVVVHEVLEAFIRATLEDRTRLSRDHFLALADTQLRSRVPWPTARVMWQARLGRIADIFLQAEIERQTEARPFAFERRGRVAVSDPAFTLEGVADRIDMDASGRLRIYDYKTGTPPSKNEQKYFDKQLLLEAAMAEKGGFFDLDPTPVSRAVYLGLGPGAAESAAPLADEPAEKVWAQFIGLIGAYFEPNQGYTSRLKMQKDTDIGDYDQLARFGEWDLTDQPVPVDLA; encoded by the coding sequence ATGCTGTTTGAACCGTCAAAGACACCGCGCGTCTTTGCTCTCCCCCCCGGTGTCGATTTTCCCGCCTCGCTTGTTCACGGGCTGTCTGAGCGCATGCAGGGCATGCCGCCAACCGCCCTCGCCCAGGTCGAACTGATCGTGAACACACGTCGTATGGCCAGGCGCCTGAGAGAGATTTTCGACGATGGCCCGGCGCGGCTTTTGCCCCGCATCAAGCTCTTGAACGAGGTGGGAGAGATCGAGGATCGCATCGCTCTCCCCAATCCCGTGTCACCGCTGCGACGGCGGTTGGAGATTGCCCAGCTTGTCGACAGGTTGTTGCAACGGCAACCCGATCTGGCGCCGCGCGCATCCCTCTACGATCTGGCGGATGGATTGGCCGAGCTTCTTGACGAAATGCAAGGTGAAGGTGTCCTGCCGCAAGCCATTTCAGATCTCGATGTCACCGACCTTTCGGGGCACTGGTCCCGCGCACAGACCTTTATCGGGATCGTACAGGCCTTTTTTGACAATGAGGAGGCGGGTCTAGACGGGCAATCGCATCTGCGTCGCCTCACCGAGCATCTGGTCGACCGTTGGGACCGGGAACCGCCCCAGCATCCGGTGATCGTTGCCGGTTCCACCGGATCCCGCGGCACCACGATGATGCTTATGGAAGCAGTGTCACGTCTTCCTCAAGGCGCTTTGGTTCTACCGGGTTTCGATTTCGACCTGCCCTCGTCAATCTGGTCCGAACTCGCTGATCCGATGGTGTCCGAAGACCACCCCCAATACCGCTTTCGTGCGCTGATGGTAAACCTTGGGATCAAGGCCGCTGAGATCGCAAAGTGGCGCGATGACCAACCGTCCGCGCCGGCACGCAACCGGGTCGTTTCCCTTGCGCTCAGACCCGCCCCCGTAACGGATGCGTGGTTGGATGAAGGGCCGGATTTACCCAAGTTAGAGCCTGCTTTCGAACAGGTCACGTGGGTGGAGGCACCCTCTCCCCGTGATGAGGCGTTGGCAATCGCGTTACGCTTGCGCGAGGCTGCCGAGACGGGCCAGACGGCGGCCCTGATCACGCCGGACAGGATGTTGACGCGGCAGGTGACGGCGGCGCTGGACCGTTGGGATTTGCTGCCGGATGACAGCGCCGGCCAACCCCTGCAGCTTGCGCCACCGGGACGGTTCTTGCGGCATGTGGCAGGTTTGTTCTCGCGGCAACTGACGTCCGAGATGTTGCTGACCATCCTCAAGCATCCACTGTGTCATGACGGCGCGGACCGGAACGAACATCTTCTCCTGACGCGTGACTTCGAACTTCATGTCCGCAGCAAGGGCATTCCTTTCCCTGAACCCGAACCGCTGGCCGCCTGGGCCGAAGCCCATAACAATCCGATTGCAGCGCGGTGGGCCAAGTGGGTGACCGACGCCTTTTGCGATCGGATTGTAGATGGGGAGAAGCCTCTGACGCGCTGGGTCGCACATCTGCGGAACGTGGCCGAAGTCATAGCGCGGGGCAGTGGCGACGCACCGGATCTCACGCTTTGGGACAAGAACGCGGGCATAAAGGCGCTATCGGTCCTCGACGCGCTGGAGCAAGAGGCGGATCACGGCGGACAGATGGAGGCGCGTGTCTTCGCGGATCTTCTGGGTGCCCTGCTGTCACGGGAAGAGGTGCGAGACCGCGATGCACCCCACCCCGGCATCATGATCTGGGGCACCCTTGAGGCCCGCGTTCAGGGCGCCGACCTTTTGATCCTTGGCGGCCTGAACGAAGGCACCTGGCCGGAAGCCGCGAAACCCGATCCGTGGTTGAACCGCCAGATGCGCAAGGATGCCGGGCTCCTTCTGCCCGAGCGGCGCATCGGCCTGTCGGCGCACGATTTTCAGCAGGCCATCGCCGCGCGGGAGGTTTGGCTGACCCGGGCAATCCGATCTGACGACGCGCAAAGCGTTCCGTCCCGCTGGATCAACCGGCTCTCCAATCTTCTTGGCGGTCTTCCCGCGTTGAAAGGGCCCGAGACGCTGGCCGCGATGAAAGCACGCGGAGACACCTGGCTATCCTGGGCGGCAACGCTTGAAGAGGCGCCATTGACCGCGCCGGCGCCGCGTCCATCGCCCCGTCCTCCGGTCACGGCGCGCCCTCGCAAGATTTCGGTCACCGATGTCAAGCGCCTGATCCGGGATCCTTACGCAATCTATGCCAAACATGTGCTGCGCCTCAGACGGCTAGATCCGCTTGTTCAGGCGCCCGGTCCGCTACTGCGGGGGGTTGTCGTTCATGAAGTGCTCGAAGCGTTCATTCGCGCCACGCTGGAGGACCGAACCAGGCTGTCGCGGGACCACTTCCTTGCCTTGGCAGACACACAACTTCGGTCTCGGGTGCCCTGGCCTACGGCGCGGGTGATGTGGCAGGCCCGCCTTGGTCGGATTGCCGACATCTTTCTGCAGGCCGAAATCGAGCGCCAAACCGAAGCGCGCCCGTTTGCGTTCGAGCGGCGCGGACGGGTTGCGGTTTCGGACCCGGCATTCACCCTGGAAGGTGTGGCCGACCGCATCGACATGGATGCGTCGGGACGGCTTCGGATCTACGATTACAAGACCGGTACGCCTCCTTCAAAGAACGAGCAGAAATATTTTGACAAGCAACTGCTGCTGGAAGCCGCAATGGCTGAAAAGGGCGGTTTCTTTGACCTGGATCCGACGCCTGTCAGCCGCGCAGTTTACCTTGGTCTGGGGCCCGGAGCAGCCGAAAGCGCCGCACCGCTGGCGGATGAACCCGCCGAAAAGGTCTGGGCCCAGTTCATCGGACTGATCGGGGCGTATTTCGAGCCCAATCAAGGGTACACGTCCAGGCTCAAGATGCAGAAGGACACCGATATCGGCGACTACGATCAACTCGCCCGGTTTGGGGAATGGGATCTCACTGACCAGCCCGTTCCGGTGGACCTTGCATGA
- a CDS encoding nucleotidyltransferase family protein, which translates to MRDANPSLMIFAAGFGTRMGDLVKDRPKPLLEVAGRPLIDHALALTEDINLSRIVVNTHYQAAVLEKHLASKDVEISREMPDILDTGGGLKAALPLLGPAPLFTLNSDAVWSGPNPLSLLQRAWDPARMDALVICVPLRQAVGRIGAGDFSLDDENRISRGPDVVYGGAQILKTGDLSDITDPVFSLNRVWDKMLARGRLFGLTYPGMWCDVGHPAGIQLAEELLARDAV; encoded by the coding sequence ATGCGCGACGCCAACCCATCCCTGATGATCTTTGCCGCCGGGTTCGGAACCCGGATGGGCGATCTTGTGAAAGACCGGCCCAAACCCTTGCTTGAGGTTGCAGGCCGCCCGCTCATCGACCATGCCTTGGCTCTTACCGAGGACATCAACCTCTCCCGGATCGTGGTGAATACGCACTATCAGGCCGCCGTTCTGGAAAAACATCTGGCGTCAAAGGACGTCGAAATTTCGCGGGAAATGCCGGATATCCTCGACACCGGCGGGGGTCTCAAGGCGGCGCTGCCGCTGCTGGGACCTGCCCCCCTATTCACATTGAACAGCGATGCCGTCTGGTCCGGCCCCAACCCGCTTTCGCTTTTGCAAAGGGCCTGGGATCCCGCCCGGATGGACGCCTTGGTCATTTGCGTGCCGCTCCGGCAAGCCGTTGGTCGGATTGGAGCTGGCGATTTCAGTCTGGATGACGAGAACCGCATCTCTCGCGGCCCCGATGTCGTTTATGGTGGCGCGCAAATTCTGAAGACCGGCGACCTGTCCGACATCACGGACCCGGTCTTTTCTCTGAATCGGGTCTGGGACAAAATGCTGGCGCGCGGTCGTCTGTTTGGTCTGACCTATCCCGGCATGTGGTGTGATGTGGGACATCCGGCCGGGATACAACTGGCCGAGGAGCTTTTGGCGCGCGATGCTGTTTGA
- a CDS encoding aminoglycoside phosphotransferase family protein, whose amino-acid sequence MKDRSAQISEFIAGTDWAAAQRAPLAGDASNRRYERLRDASTGRSAVLMDAPPDRGEDVRPFIHIAEYLTLQKLSAPRILAQDIEAGLLIIEDLGDDLFARILEKQPDLEPQLYRAATDLLIALGRSEPPPLDRYTPQQMAEFSALAFTRYADALTDVDKTVVSRFIDRFSDLLYQTTDGPAVLIQRDYHAENLLWLPDREDIARVGLLDFQDALLGHPAYDLVSLLQDARRDVSAGTEMRMIAHFIEQTGSDDHAFRTAYAALGVQRNLRIIGVFARLGLDHGKPRYIDLIPRVWAHMVSDLDHPALAGISDLVLQTLPRPTKDDLIRLKEKCATPTHP is encoded by the coding sequence ATGAAAGATCGGTCAGCGCAAATCTCCGAATTCATCGCGGGTACGGACTGGGCCGCGGCACAGCGCGCACCGCTTGCGGGGGACGCATCCAATCGACGCTATGAGCGATTGCGGGACGCCAGCACAGGACGAAGCGCGGTTTTGATGGATGCACCGCCGGATCGCGGCGAGGATGTTCGCCCCTTCATCCACATTGCGGAATATCTGACGCTCCAGAAACTCAGCGCACCTCGCATCCTGGCACAGGATATCGAGGCCGGTTTGCTGATCATCGAAGATCTGGGGGATGACCTGTTCGCCCGTATCCTAGAGAAACAACCCGACCTTGAACCCCAGCTTTACAGGGCGGCAACCGACCTTCTGATTGCACTCGGCAGATCAGAGCCACCACCGCTTGACCGGTATACGCCCCAGCAGATGGCCGAATTTTCCGCACTGGCCTTCACGCGTTATGCGGATGCTTTGACCGATGTGGACAAGACCGTTGTATCGCGGTTCATCGACCGATTTTCCGATCTTCTCTATCAAACCACCGACGGACCCGCTGTTCTGATCCAGCGAGACTACCACGCCGAAAACCTGCTTTGGCTGCCCGACCGCGAGGACATTGCCAGGGTCGGTCTTCTGGACTTTCAGGATGCCCTTCTGGGTCACCCGGCTTATGATCTTGTCTCTCTCCTGCAGGATGCCCGGCGTGACGTGTCTGCGGGAACCGAGATGCGGATGATCGCACATTTCATCGAACAAACCGGTTCCGACGACCACGCGTTCCGCACCGCTTACGCGGCTTTGGGCGTTCAGCGCAACCTTCGCATCATCGGGGTTTTCGCGCGACTTGGGCTCGATCATGGTAAGCCACGCTACATCGATCTGATCCCTCGGGTCTGGGCGCATATGGTAAGCGACCTTGACCATCCGGCCCTCGCGGGGATCTCAGATCTTGTGCTGCAAACGTTGCCGCGACCGACAAAGGATGATTTGATCCGTTTGAAAGAAAAATGCGCGACGCCAACCCATCCCTGA
- the tsaE gene encoding tRNA (adenosine(37)-N6)-threonylcarbamoyltransferase complex ATPase subunit type 1 TsaE: MQCRQLKRTSKSESDTAAIARVIAKDLAPGDTILLEGEIGAGKTHFARAMIQSLLDMPEDVPSPTFTLVQTYDTTKGEVWHADLYRITSMDELEELGLNGAFETAICLVEWPDRMADMAPSGALHLKLDADATDDGVRHLTFCWSAAPWTARLNGLTA; encoded by the coding sequence ATGCAGTGCAGGCAACTTAAACGAACCTCCAAAAGCGAAAGCGACACGGCAGCGATTGCCCGCGTGATTGCGAAAGACCTCGCGCCCGGAGACACGATTCTTCTGGAAGGTGAGATCGGCGCGGGGAAAACGCATTTTGCGCGGGCGATGATCCAATCCCTTCTCGACATGCCAGAGGATGTTCCCTCGCCGACATTCACACTTGTTCAGACCTACGACACGACGAAGGGAGAGGTGTGGCATGCAGATCTCTACCGGATCACCTCGATGGATGAGCTCGAAGAACTTGGCCTGAACGGGGCGTTCGAGACAGCAATTTGCCTGGTGGAATGGCCGGACCGTATGGCCGACATGGCACCATCTGGCGCCCTGCATCTCAAGCTTGACGCGGATGCCACGGATGACGGCGTGCGGCATCTCACCTTCTGCTGGTCCGCCGCGCCCTGGACGGCTCGATTGAACGGGCTTACCGCATGA